AGACTTTATCAGGATTCTGGCCTTTCCGGCCCGATTCTGGTTTTTCTAGGGCTGGGGTTTCTCTTTGTACCTCTTCTTCCTGGAGACTTTCCTACCATTGTGGGCGTCGAGATTCTCATCCTCGGCCTGTTTGCCCTGAGTTTCAATTTGATCTATGGGTACATGGGACAGATTTCCTTCGGGCATGCAGCATTCTTCGGTCTCGGGGCTTACGCCACAGCACTTTTCTTTCGCGCCAGCCAGATGACTACTGGAGAAATAGGATATGCTCAGTTCTTCCTTTCACTTCTGCTCGCCATACCAGTGTCTGCCATTGGCGCCCTGATCGTCGGCTTCTTCTGTGTGCGGCTGACTGGAATCTATTTCGCCCTGTTGAGCCTGGCATTTGGCGAACTGCTTTTTTACATAGTATTCTCGTGGTATGGTTTTACAGGTGGTGACAATGGCATCCAGGGATTGCTGCCGCCCCCTTTTTTCAGGAATCCAGATAATTACTATTATTTCACCTTGGCAATTGTTGCCATTGCAGGCGTTCTGCTCTGGAGAATAGCGAACTCGCCCTTTGGCTACACTTTGAGAATGTTGCGAGACAATCAGCGCAGAGCGGCTTTTCTC
The window above is part of the Deltaproteobacteria bacterium genome. Proteins encoded here:
- a CDS encoding branched-chain amino acid ABC transporter permease → MTWQHHTRRRGFFSRLYQDSGLSGPILVFLGLGFLFVPLLPGDFPTIVGVEILILGLFALSFNLIYGYMGQISFGHAAFFGLGAYATALFFRASQMTTGEIGYAQFFLSLLLAIPVSAIGALIVGFFCVRLTGIYFALLSLAFGELLFYIVFSWYGFTGGDNGIQGLLPPPFFRNPDNYYYFTLAIVAIAGVLLWRIANSPFGYTLRMLRDNQRRAAFLGINVRLAMLMNFVLAGTFAGIAGALWGPFQRSVAPGLLGWMESGIPVFMTLIGGADFFAGPLVGSVVYTALNSYVTHYTVYWPLTIGLIILVIVLFFPGGILSIIDARIRASRGHQQAREDLPVTSSEETGSRP